A genome region from Nitrosopumilus oxyclinae includes the following:
- a CDS encoding DUF6659 family protein yields MSDATVEDIKKLDIACKNLSNENKIRHVGVINNLGKLIAGGFKAGTSPLLDSDKIAMTYMQMQLDFKMRQEFDEALGPIDYIASRRKKQLIISVPIGNNLVLISAEPDADDKEIIKKAEELFDDITISTI; encoded by the coding sequence ATGTCAGATGCTACAGTTGAAGATATAAAGAAACTAGATATCGCATGTAAAAATCTATCAAATGAAAATAAAATTAGACATGTAGGAGTAATTAACAATCTTGGAAAACTAATTGCAGGAGGTTTCAAAGCAGGAACATCGCCTCTCTTAGACAGCGATAAAATTGCCATGACATACATGCAAATGCAATTAGATTTTAAAATGAGACAAGAATTTGATGAGGCTCTTGGACCAATTGACTATATTGCATCAAGAAGAAAAAAACAATTGATAATTAGTGTGCCAATTGGAAACAATTTGGTTCTCATTTCAGCAGAACCTGATGCGGATGATAAGGAAATAATTAAAAAAGCAGAAGAGTTATTTGACGATATAACAATATCTACAATTTAA